A region from the Citrobacter koseri ATCC BAA-895 genome encodes:
- the serC gene encoding 3-phosphoserine/phosphohydroxythreonine transaminase, which yields MAQVFNFSSGPAMLPAEVLKLAQQDLRDWHGLGTSVMEISHRGKEFIQVAEEAEQDFRDLLSIPSNYKVLFCHGGGRGQFAAIPLNILGDKTSADYVDAGYWAASAIKEAKKYCSPNVIDAKVTVDGLRAVKPMSEWQLSDNAAYVHYCPNETIDGIAIDETPNFGSDVVVAADFSSTILSAPLDVSRYGVIYAGAQKNIGPAGLTIVIVREDLLGKANIACPSILDYTVLNDNDSMFNTPPTFAWYLSGLVFKWLKAQGGVAAMNKINQQKAELLYGVIDNSDFYRNDVAKSNRSRMNVPFQLADSALDKVFLEESFAAGLHALKGHRVVGGMRASIYNAMPLEGVKALTDFMVDFERRHG from the coding sequence ATGGCTCAGGTCTTCAATTTTAGTTCAGGTCCGGCAATGCTACCGGCGGAAGTGCTTAAACTGGCTCAACAGGATCTGCGTGACTGGCACGGTCTTGGCACGTCAGTAATGGAAATTAGCCACCGTGGCAAAGAATTTATCCAGGTCGCAGAGGAAGCGGAACAGGATTTTCGCGATCTCCTCAGCATCCCCTCCAACTACAAAGTATTGTTCTGCCACGGCGGCGGCCGTGGGCAGTTTGCGGCAATTCCGTTAAATATTCTGGGCGATAAAACGTCGGCGGATTACGTTGATGCCGGTTACTGGGCGGCCAGCGCCATCAAAGAAGCGAAAAAATACTGTTCGCCAAACGTGATTGACGCCAAAGTCACGGTTGACGGTCTGCGTGCGGTCAAACCGATGAGCGAGTGGCAGCTTTCTGATAACGCCGCTTACGTTCATTATTGCCCGAACGAAACTATCGACGGTATCGCAATTGATGAAACGCCGAATTTTGGTTCGGATGTCGTTGTGGCTGCGGATTTCTCATCCACAATTCTTTCCGCGCCGCTGGATGTGTCGCGTTATGGCGTGATCTACGCCGGGGCGCAGAAAAACATCGGCCCGGCGGGGCTGACAATTGTGATCGTGCGTGAAGATCTGTTAGGTAAAGCGAACATCGCTTGCCCGTCTATCCTTGATTACACCGTGCTGAACGACAACGACTCTATGTTCAATACCCCGCCGACCTTTGCCTGGTATCTTTCTGGCCTGGTGTTCAAATGGCTGAAAGCGCAGGGCGGCGTTGCGGCGATGAACAAAATCAATCAGCAAAAAGCGGAACTGCTGTATGGCGTGATTGATAACAGTGATTTCTACCGTAACGATGTGGCGAAATCGAATCGTTCACGTATGAACGTGCCTTTCCAGCTAGCGGACAGCGCGCTTGATAAAGTCTTCCTGGAGGAATCTTTCGCTGCGGGTCTGCATGCGCTGAAAGGTCATCGCGTGGTGGGCGGAATGCGCGCCTCTATCTATAACGCAATGCCGCTTGAAGGCGTGAAGGCGTTGACGGATTTCATGGTCGATTTCGAGCGTCGCCACGGCTAA